In Phycisphaerae bacterium RAS1, the genomic window GGGTCTCCTGCAAAGCTGTACGCCTACACGCCGGATACGAGCGGACTGGGGATTCTCGACACGTGCAGCGCAGCCACGAACTTCGACACCACGCTCTCGATCCACTCCGGCTGCCCGATGACGCCGGAAAACATGCTCGCCTGTAGCGATGACAATTGCGGTACGCGATCCAGCCTGACCTACTGCGCCACCGCCGGCCAGACCTACTACATCCGCGTCGGCGGCTACGAGGGCGATTTCGGCGATTTCGAGCTGCTGGCGATTGTCGTGGACGTTCGCGTCACCGAGGGTCCGTTCCAGAATCCAGCCAACGGGCACTGGTACTACCTCACCAGTTTTGGAAGCTGGTCGCACCATGAACAGTTGGCCATCGGCCGCGGCGGGCATCTCGTCAGTATCAATGACGCCGCGGAGAATGAGTGGGTCCGTTCGACCTTCAGCCCGGCGGGCGGGTTTGACCGGTCATTCGTCATCGGCATCAACGACGCCGCCGTCGAAGGCACGTTTGAATGGAGCAGCGGCGAACCGGTGACGTACACGAACTGGGCCGCGGGCGAACCGAACGGAGGCGCGTTTGAGAACTATGGCCAGATGGTTCCGAACGGCACGTGGAACGATGTTGAGGACTGCCCGGTGATCGGCGACGCCGTGATCGAGGTCGAGTCGCTGATGCTGCCCGGAATCCTGGGCGGACCGGTCCGCAATCCGGCCAATTGCCACGATTACTACATTACCCATCAGGGAACCTGGATTGAGGCGCAACTGGTCGCGGAGTCGATCGGCGGCGATCTCGCCACGGTCGACGACGTCGATGAGAACACCTGGCTTGTCGACACGTTCCGCTTCTGGACCAAGACGGAGCGCCCCTTCTGGATCGGCCTCACCGACCGGAACGTCGAAGGTACGTTCGAGTGGGTGGACGGCACACCGGTGGGCTTTACCAACTGGAATCCCGGCGAACCCAACAACCTGGGCAACGAGGATTACGTGGCGGTGAATGACTTCAGCATCAACGGCTGGAATGACGCCCACAGCGGCGACTTCATCCCCGGCGTGATCGAAATCGCCGCGCCGCATTGCCCCTGCCAATGCCCGCTGGGCGACATGAACTGCGACGGGGCGGCGAACGTGCTGGACATCAACCCCTTCGTGCTGGCGCTGCTCGACCCGGTGGCGTACGCCAATCAGTATCCCGAGTGCGACGTCAACAACGCCGACATCAACGGCGACGGGTTTGAGAACGTGCTCGACATCAATCCGTTCGTCGCGCTGCTTCTGGGCGGAGGGTGAGAATCGGTCGTCGGGTGGTGAACGATCGCCGCTGTCGTGCGGGCGCCGCTTCGATCCGTCAGATGCCCAGCCAGCGGATGGCGGCCAGGAAGAACGCCAGCGCCAGCACGCCTGCCGCGGCGAGCCGCATCGAGGCGTGCTTCGCGCGCGGGCGCTTGGCCGAGACTTGAGCGGATTGCGGCCGGACGATCGGGAATCCATCGTCGCCGGCGAGCACCTGGGCGATCAGCAGATGGGCCTGGAACTCGCTCAGGCCGATGCGCCGCGCCTCGTCGATGATCTGCTCGCGGCGCGAGTGCCGCAGCAGCCCATCCTCGAGCGCATCGCCGATGCGTCGCGCGAGCAGGACGACCGCGTCCGGCGCGTGGCGCTGTTCGGAGAGATGCTGGGACTGCCGGGCCGGGTCGCGCAGCGCCGCGTACGCCACGTGCAGCCGATCGAGGTCGGCCGAGGCTTGCTCGCGGCAGGCGGGGTGGTGCAATCGATCGAGCAACGTCCGGCGGCGCAGAAGAAACTGCCGCTCGACCTCGGCGGGGCCGTATCGTCCGGGCGCGAGTCCCAGAATAGCGAAGTAATCTTGGCGTGCCATGCTTCTGTCCGGCCTCCTCAAGCCGTTCAGTGCATCATTGGCGCGTCGATTGCCCAAGGCAATTGGGAGTTGAGCTAAGATTTGGAACGCGTGTGGCGAGCAGTTGCGGCACACGCCGCCGGCCGGGCGGCAGACGCCGGCGGCCGGCCCTCTTTTCCGAACCCGCCGCGCCAAGCGGCGGGGTGACGATGGTACGCGAGCGGCGTCACACAGGCCGGGGACGTCACCCCACCGCTTGGCGCGGCGGGTTCGGACAGAACTGCTTGCCGAGCCTGCACGCTCCCCCACGGTCGCGGCTCGAATCAACTACTCCTTGTCGCCGTCCGCGCCGCGCTCCCAGCCATCGGCTTCGGTGGCGGCGCGGATCTGCTCGCCCGCGGCGCGATCGGGGACGGCGGTGAAGCTGCCCAGCAGGAGATAGGCGGACGGCTTGCTCCATCCGCCGAGCAAGCGGCTGACCTCACGGAGCACCTGCATTCGCAGGCTGCCGCGGACCCGTCCGCCGTCGATGCGGTAGAGGGCTGCGATGCCCGTGCGCGAGACGAAGCGGCTCTCCAGGGGGCCGATGCGCACGGCGGCCCGCAGCTCGTCGCGCGAGACGAGGTAATTTCGCGCTTTACCTGTGGGTGGCTTCTCGAATCGCAACGTCATGTGAAACTGGAAATTCAGCAGGTCATTGAAGGGCGAGCGGAAGCAGCGCCGCAGCGCGACCCAGACGCGCCCGTCGTCATCGGTCCACCAGTAACACTCGCTCAAATCCAGTTTCGCGATGCGCGGGTCGGGCGGGTCGATGGAGGTGAAGTCGAGCGAGGCCAGCTCGATTCGGCCGGTGCCGGCGCAGCCCGAAAGCCAGATCAAGCCGGCGCAAAGGCATAGCGCCGCGGCGGCGCTGCACCGGCGAGTGTCGACTGGTGAATTTCGAATGTTCAGCGTGGGCACGGGTGGTCCGTTGAGAATTCCGGCCGGCACGGGGGCCGGCCGCTACCGTCAGCCGGCCTTGTAGCCCGGCCGCCTCGGCCGGGCCGCGGCGCGGCCGGGGCGGCCGGGCTACGTCCGCGAACCGGCCGAGGCGGCCGGGCTACGACCGCGAACCGGCCGAGGCGGCCGGGCTACAACGCATGGGACAGCGGGAACTGGCGGCACAGGTCGCGGACCTGCTGGCGCACGCGGCCGACGCGCGCCTCGTCGCCTCCGCTCGAGAGCGCCTCGTGCAGCAGCTCAGCGACGGACTTCATCTGGTCGGCCCGCATACCGCGCGTGGTCAGGGCCGGCGTGCCGAGCCGCAGCCCGCTGGTTTGCGTGGGCTTGCGCTCGTCGAAGGGGATCATGTTCTTGTTCACGATGATGCCGGCGGTTTCGAGCCAGCCTTCGGCCTGCTTGCCGGTCAGGTCCGGGTGCGCGGCGCGCAGATCGACGAGCATCAGGTGGTTGTCCGTTCCGCCTGAAACCAGGCGATAGCCGCGCGATTGCAGCGCATCGGCCAGGGCCTGCGCATTGGCCAGAATCTGCTGCTGATAGGTCTTGAACTCGGGCCGCAGCGCTTCGCCGAAGGCCACCGCCTTGGCGGTAATCACGTGCATCAGCGGGCCGCCCTGCGTGCCGGGGAAGATCCACTTGTCGATCGCCGCCGCGTCCGCGGCGCGGCACAGGATCAGCCCGCCGCGCGGGCCGCGCAGCGTCTTGTGCGTCGTGCTGGTGACGTAGTCTGCGCACGGCACCGGCGTCGGATGCAGTCCGACGGCGATCAATCCGGCGATGTGCGCAATGTCGGCCATGAGCCGCGCCCCGACCTCGCGCGCGATTTCGGCGAACGCCTGGAAGTCGATGGTTCTGGGATAGGCGGACGCGCCGGTGATGATCAGTTTCGGCTTGCAGTCCAACGCCAGCCGCCGCACGTCCGCCATGTTGACGCGTTCGTTGCCGCGCTCGACGCCGTAGTGAACGATGTTGTACATCGTGCCGCTGAAGTTGACTTTCAACCCGTGCGTCAGGTGGCCGCCGTGGGCCAGGTCGAGCGAGAGGATCGTGTCGCCGGGCTGAAGGCAGGCGAGGAACACGGCCGTGTTGGCCTGGGCGCCGGAGTGCGGCTGCACGTTGGCGTGCTCGGCGCCGAAGAGCTTCTTAAGCCGATCCCGGGCGAGGTCTTCGACCGCGTCCATGTTCACGCAGCCGCCGTAGTAGCGCTTGCCGGGATAGCCCTCGGCGTACTTGTTGGTGAAGACCGAGCCGGCGGCGGTGCGCACGGCGATCGATACGTGATTTTCGGAAGCGATCAGTTCGAGCGTGTTCTGCTGCCGCTCTTCCTCGCGGCGGATGATCTCCGCCACCTGCGGGTCGGTCGTCTCAAGCGGCTGGGCGAGAAACTTGTCCATCGGTTGCCTCGGTTATTTGCCGCCGCCGGCGGGTGATTCGGGCGGAGCGAATTCGGCGAGCAACTCGCTCAGCAACTCGCGTTCGAGGTTGCGGTCGCGGCGGACGCGGGTCCAGACCGAATTCTGCCGGTCGCTGGTGGCGGCGTCGCGCTCGATCGCCGTGCCGGAGGAGGGATAGTCATCGAATCGTCCGGTGGGCGTCTGCTGCTGCGTGGCGCGGGTGGTGTCCTGGCGTTCGATGTCGATTCGCAGCCGCGCCAGAGTTCCCGCGGCGCGCGGCGCCAGGGTCAGCGTGGCGACGCGCCGCATGCGCGAGCTGCCGCCGCGAAAATCGCGCGCCGTGCCGCTTTCATTTCGCGTGTCGAATTCGGCCGGCGCCGTGACGATGCGGCCGGCGCGGGCGTCGAGCTGCTCAAGTCGTCCGAACTCGCGTCGCAGAATGGTCGCCGCGGCCGCGAGGACCTGGTCATTGCCGGCGGACTCGACCAAACCGGTCTGATAGGGTTCGGGTTCGAGCGTTGCGTCCGTGCCGCAGCCGGCCAGTGGCGGCAATACGAGCAAAGCGAATGCGAGCCAAGCTCCGCGGCGCGAAGCGCGTGGGCTGCACCGGCGCAGCTCGCGCGTGTCGCAGTGCTTTTCGGCATGCCGCGCGCACTCAGGCGGAGTCATTGCGACCTTCTACGGCTTCTTGCCGGGTTTGCGACTGTCCGACTTTCCGCCGGGTGACATGGGAACCGGCTTCGGTTTCGGCGGACTGAGGTCGTCCTTGCCCTCGCCGCCGCCGGCTTTGCCGGTGCGCGCGGGGCGTTCGTCTTCGGGGGCGGGCTGAGCGGGAGGCGCGTTGTTCGGCGGCGGGTTCGCATTGCGGCGGTTGCCGGCGGGAGGTTTGGCGTCGTCAGCCGGGCGGGCCTTGCCGGCCGGCTCGCGAGTTGGCGGCGGCGCGTCGGCGGCGGGCGCGGGCTCTGCGGGTTTCTTCGGTGCATCAGCATCTGCGGCGGCGTCATCGTCCTGCGGAGGCGGCACCGGCTCGAGCAGCTCCGGGGGAAGGCGGAGATTGTCGGCGGAGCCTTTTTGCGCCGGTTCGTCGAGCGCTTTGCGCTGCGGATTGAGGCGTGATGATGACCGCGGCTCGGCGGAGCGCGGCGCGGGCTGAGGCTCAGTGGTTCGAGACGGGACGCGGGTCGTCGGCGCGGCGGCGGCGGGCTGGACTGGATCGAGCAGCGCCCGGGGCAGCGACACGTCGTCGGTTGAGAAGCGGCCGCTGTCGCGCGGCGTCTGGCGCGGCGCCGGCGGAGGAGCGATGGGGGCGCCCTCCGGCAGGCGCGGCGGCGGCAGCGGGCGCTGACCGCGGAGCATCAGGTAGTAGCGCGAGATGATCGAGCCGCTGCGATCTTCGAGCGCCGCCTGCTCGAGGCTCTGCAGGCCGCTTTCGCGACTGCCGCTGTGATATTCCAGGTAGCCCAGCAGGAATCGCAGCCGCGGATCCTCGCGCTCTTTCAGCCTTCGCATCATGTCGGCGCGGCGGATGTCGACGGTTTCGCCGCCGCCCAGGAGGGTCGTCAGGTCGAGCGTGAATTTCGTGATGTCCGGGAAGCGCTCAAGACCGCGCGTGATGAATACTGATGCGCTCAGGTAATCGCCGGCGGCCAGCAGCGCGTGGCCCTTGCCCAGCAGCGGCAGCGGGTTTCCGGGATCAAGCCGGCTGGCCGCGTCATAGCGCTCCGCCGCCTCGTAATAGTTCCCGATCTCCATCGACGATTCGGCCCGCAGCAGTTCGTCGTTCACGGCGGTCGACGTTCCCGTGGCGAACGACTTCACCGGCTGGCGCGCGACGGCGGCGATGAACTGCTCGGCCTGCAGCGTCGCACGCTGATGGAGCGTCTCGGCGTAGTAGGGGTTGTCACGGATGGCGGACTGCATCTCGCTGAACCAGGATGCCGCCGGGTCACGGATCAGGGCGAGTGCGAGCTGCATGTCCGTGAAGGCGTCGTAGCCGGGCAGCACGCTCGGGTTCGCGACACGGAAGCCGGTCGACGGCGGCTCAGGCGTCTCGCCCGAACCGCGCGGCGCACCGAGCACGCCTGTCCGGCCGGCGCGCTCCGGCCGCTGGAGGCGGCTCGAAAGATCGAGCACAGGAAAACGGGGGTCGATCGCCTTCTGGATCACTTGCGGGGTCTGCCCGGGGGCGATGCGGTCCGCGGGCGTGCCGAGGATCGGGCTGCTTCCCAGCGGCTCCGGCTCTGCAGCGGCGCCGGTGCGCAGTCGCGAGTCGAGCGTCGGCTGCGGGCGGGAGAGCGTATCAAGATAGGGCTGATTGAATGCGGTGGACGTGACCGGCGCCTGCGTGGCCGGTCCGAGACCGAAAAGACTGCTCGAAAGCGTGCGATTGCGGACCGGGGTGGGCAGGCCCGTGATCTGACGCTGAAGAGCCGTGGCCGGGTTGGAGTCGATGCGCGAGTCGATGGGGCCCGCTCCGATTCGGCTGAGGCCGCTTAAGCCGCTGCTGTCGCCCACGTCGCCGCGGAGATACCCGCCGGTGGGGGCCAGGGTGCTCGGATCGTAATAGGAGCGGGCCACCAGTCCTCCAAGCGGTGCGCTCGAATCGGCGAGGCTCACGGAATCACGCCGAAATTGCGCGAGTGTGCCGCTGGCCAGCGTTCCGCGAAACGAGTTCACGTCCCCGATGGGTGAGTAGCTCTGAAGCGACAGGCCTCGACCGACGACGCCGGTCGCCAGGGCGTTTCCGCTCATCAGCGGCGAGACGGGGCGGCTGTAATTGAAGCGGTCGCCGACCGCCGGATTACGGTCAAGAAGCCGGCCATCGCCGGCGGGGTACTGCGCCGACGCCGCGACTGCCAGAGCACAGATTGCCCCGGCGGCGACTGCGATTCTGAGACAACGCATAGTGCACCTCAGGCTGCGTCCATTCTATCGGACGGCAATGCGACCGGTCGGACCTGCAGCCTTGGGACTCAAGCCGAGCAGATTATAACGCGGGGATCGGGTAGCGGGACGACGCCGGTAGCAGCCGGCCCCCGCGCCGGCTGAGGCGGTAGCGGCCGGCCCCCGTGCCGGCCGTAGGTCGCGGAGGAACGTCGCGTGCCGGCCCACGGCCGGCACGGGGGCCGGCCGCTACCCCTGTTCGAAGAGCGGCGTCGATAGATATCTCTCGCCGAACGACGCCAGCACGACCACGATCAGCTTGCCCTTGCTCTCCGGCCGCCGTGCGACGATGTCCGCCGCGCACAGCGCGCCGCCGGAGCTGATGCCGCCCAGGATGCCCTCTTCGCGCGCGGCGCGGCGCGCCCAGGCGAACGAGTCATCGTTCGAGACGTGCACGACGTCGTCGATCATGTCGAGATTCAGAATCTCCGGAATGAAGCCCGCCCCGATGCCCTGGATTTTGTGCGGGCCGGGCTGAAGCGGCTGGCCGGCGCGGGTCTGAGCGATGACCGGCGAGTGCACCGGCTCGACCGCGATGCACTTGAACGACGGCTTGCGCTTCTTGATCACCTCGCCGACGCCCGTCAGCGTCCCGCCCGTTCCAATGCCGGCGACCAAAATATCCGCTTTGCCGTCGGTGTCGTTCCAGATTTCCTCCGCCGTGGTCTTGCGATGAATCTCGACGTTGGCGGGATTGCGGAACTGCTGCGGCATGTAGGAATTGGGGGTCTCTTTGATGAGGGCCTCGGCCCGCGCCACGGCGCCGCGCATGCCCTCGGTGGCGGGCGTCAGCACCAGGTCCGACCCAAGCGCCTTCAGCACCGTTCGGCGTTCCATGCTCATGCTCTCGGGCATGACCAGCACCAGCCGAATGCCCTTGGCGGCGCAGACGAAAGCCAGGCCGATGCCGGTGTTGCCGGAGGTCGGCTCGATCACGGTGGTGACGCCCGGCTTGATCGCTCCGCGGCGGATGCCGTCTTCGATCATGGCGACGCCGATGCGGTCCTTGACGCTCGAGAGCGGGTTGAAGAACTCGAGCTTGGCGTAGACCTCGGCGTGCGACTGGATAATGCGGTTGATGCGCACGAGCGGGGTGTTGCCGATGGTCTCGGTGATGTCTCGGAAGAGTCGGCCCATTTTCGTCTCCAGAATCGCCGCGGCGGGTTGAACGCTTGTAATTCTCGGCCAAGCCTATTCCAATGTCAACGAAGTCCGGCCGACGCCCGAGCACGGGCACTGATCGGGTTTGGATCGCGGGCAGACGGCGCGTCTGTCCGAACCCGCCGCGCCAAGCGGCGGGGTGAGGTGCGCGCGGCGTTCGGCGTCAGTCGATATTGCGCCGCCGCGAACGCGCCCGGACATCACCCCGCCGCTTGGCGCGGCGGGTTCGGAAAGAAACGCCGCCCGCTCGGAAAGACGGGCACACCCCCGGAGCACGGAGATTGCTGAATGCAGACATCGACCAACGCGATCGCGGAAATCCTGCAGTTCATGGTGGCCATCGGATTCGTCGCCGCGATTATTTACGGCGTAATCCGCGGACTCACGTTTTAGCGCGGCGGCGCCCGACCACGAACGGGCTGTCAGTGGTACATCGCGCTCTCGCTTTCACATGGGGAGCATCGGCGTCCCGCCGGTGCGCACCGGCGAGACGCCGATGCTCCCCGAAAACGAGATCGTGACGTCATGCAGAACTTTGAAGTCGCGATCGTCGTCGCCCTGGCTTACCTGATCGGGGCCGTGCCGTTCGGGCTGCTGATCGGCTTGTCGCGCGGCGTCGACGTTCGGCAGGCGGGCAGCCGGAACATCGGCGCGACCAACGTGGGGCGGGTGCTGGGGCGCAAGTGGGGGCTGCTGTGCCTGGCATTGGACGTGCTGAAGGGCTTCACGCCGGCGCTGTTCGCGTCGTTCATGTTCGCGTACGAGCGGGCGGATGCACGGGCGCACGTTTCGGTGCTGCTGGTCGCCGTCGCCGCCGTGCTGGGCCACGTCTTTCCGGTCTGGCTTTCATTTCGCGGCGGCAAGGGGGTGGCGACGACGGTGGGCGTGGCGCTGGGGGTGTACCCGGCGTATTCGATCGCGATGTCCGCGGCGCTGGCGGTTTACGCGATTCTGCGCTTCACGACCGGCCGCGTCTCGGTGGGCTCGCTTGCGATTGCCGTCGTTTTTCCCGCGTCGGTGTACGGGTACGTGCGCTATCGGGCCATGCCGATCGAGCACGCCTGGCCGCTGATCGCCGTTGCGCTGCTGCTGGGGCTGCTCATCATCTTCCGGCATGCGGCGAACATTCAACGCCTGCTGCGCGGGACGGAGCCGGCGACGCACGCGTCGTGACGGTGGCGTGTAGCGTCGGCCCTCCGCGGCCGACGGCGGTGTACGCGGGGTTTTCGCGCATCGAACGACCTGAACGGCGACGTCCGCATCAGCATCACCCGCCGCTTGGCGCGGCGGGTTCGGACAGAGATCGTCGGCCACGGAGCGCCGACGCTACGGCTCTCCACTCAACACCCGCCGCCTACCACCATTGCGGGGTAATGAACCTTCGCCCATGCGGCGTGTCGAGGACTTCAAACTCCGTTCCGTAGATCGCTCGCAGCGCCTCCGCGTTCAGCACGGCCGCCGGCGGTCCGTCCGCCGCCATACGCCCTTCGCGAATCGCGATCACGCGGTCGCACACCGCCGCGGGGAGCTGCAGATCGTGGCTGATGAGGATCACCGCCCGGCCGGCAGCGTGTAACTCGCGCAGCAGCCGGACGAGCTCCACCTGGTGCGCCGGGTCGAGCGACGTGGTCGGCTCATCGAGCAGCAGCGCCTCGGCATCCTGCGCCAGAGCCGCGGCCAGGAGCGTTTTTTGCCGCTCGCCGGCGCTGACGGCGTCGATCGACCGCGTCGCCAGGTCCGCCAGGCCGCAGCGCGCGAGCGCGTCGCGAACGACGGCGTCATCCGCGGCCGACAGCGGCCGCAGCGGCGGAACGTGCGCATAGCGCCCGCCGGCGACGACTTCATGGACGCTCATGGGCGGCAGCCGCTCGGTGGTCTGCGGCACATACGCCGCCAGCCGGGCCCGCCGCCGCGGCGCGATGCGATGCATCGCCGCGCCGTCCCAGGTGATCGCGCCCGCCGCCGGCGGGATCAGCCCCAAAAGGCCGAGCATCAGCGTCGTCTTCCCTGCTCCGTTCGGACCGATCAGCGCGACGCACTGGCCGGCGCGAATGCTCAGCGACACGCCGTGAATGACATCTTGTCGGCCACGCCGCAGCCGCGCGTCGCGGCAGACCAGCTCCCATTTCCCGTTCGCGCTGGCGGGCGTGTTCATCGCGGCGGCTCCGAGATCGCGCGGCAGATCGCCTCGAACGTGTGCGCCACGCGCGGCCCGGGCAGGTAGTGCTGTCCGCCGCGGAGCACACGCACGCGCCGCTCGCGCACCGCCTTCAGGTCGCCGACACGTGACCACGCCGCCAGCGCGTCGGCGTCTCCGCCGGGGCGACTGGCGCCGTCCGGATCGAGTTCGATCAGCACATCGGGATCGGTGCTCAGGATGTACTCGAGCGAAAGCGGCCCCCACGGCTGCTGCGTGTCGTTCAGCGCCAGCTTGTGCCCCGCGAGCGCGATCAGATCGGCGTAAAACGAACCAGGCCCGGCGGCGTAGGGCGGCGTTGGCGGCGTGGTGAGCGTGGTTGGGAAGAGCAGCACGCGCGAGGGTGTCGCGGGGCGATAGCGCGTCGCGATTGCGGCCAGGTCCTCGCGGATCGCGGCGCACAATCGCCGCGCGGTTTTCGGGCGGCCGCAGAGCTCGCCGACGCGCGTCATGGCGTCGAATACGTCTTCCAGCCGGTTGTCCGGCAGCCATTCGCATGTCAGATTCAGCGGGCGCAGTCGATCGCTGATCGCCCGGCTCGTGCCGCTGATGAGAATCAGGTCGGGCTTGAGCGTCACCAGCACCTCGACGTTCAGCTCATTCAGCGCGCCGAGCGGCGCGACCGCTGCGACCGCCGGCGGATAGTCGCAGTAGCGCGTGCGGCCGATCAGCCGATCGAGCAGCCCCAGCGCGCAGCAGATTTCGGTCGCCATCGGCGCCAGGCTGACGATTCGCTGCGGACCGGCGTTTTGTTCCTCCGGCACGACGACGGGGGAGGCGACGAAATCGTGCGCGAGTCCCGCGCCGCCAGAGGTCGGCGCCGGCGCAATTGGGGCGGAGGCCGGCGCGCTGGGCGGCCGGCAAGCCGTCGTCGCGATCAGCACGAGCGTGCCGAGCACCAGCCCGATTCGCGTGAGCACGCGATACGTCATAGCTCGTCAGGATCGATCTGGCCAGTGAGAAAGGGATTGCTGCGGCGTTCGCGGCCGATGGTCGTCGTCGGGCCGTGGCCGGAGTAGACGATCGTGTCATCCGGAAGTGACAGCAGATGCTTGCGTATGTTGCCGATCAGCCGTGCGCCCGACGAGCCGGGAAAATCGACGCGCCCGATCCCGCCGGCGAAAAGTGCGTCGCCGACGATCGCCACTCCGGCCGCCGCACAATAATACGCCAGGCCGCCGGGGGAGTGCCCGGCGACATCGAGCACGTCGAAGCTGAGATCGCTCAACGTCAGTGATTCGCGCGGCGCCAGCAGCCGGTCGGCCGGGGGCGAGGTGACCGGCAGGCCCATCTGCGCAGACAAATTGACCTCGGCGTCGGTCAGAAACTCGCGCTCGGCGC contains:
- the glyA gene encoding Serine hydroxymethyltransferase, which encodes MDKFLAQPLETTDPQVAEIIRREEERQQNTLELIASENHVSIAVRTAAGSVFTNKYAEGYPGKRYYGGCVNMDAVEDLARDRLKKLFGAEHANVQPHSGAQANTAVFLACLQPGDTILSLDLAHGGHLTHGLKVNFSGTMYNIVHYGVERGNERVNMADVRRLALDCKPKLIITGASAYPRTIDFQAFAEIAREVGARLMADIAHIAGLIAVGLHPTPVPCADYVTSTTHKTLRGPRGGLILCRAADAAAIDKWIFPGTQGGPLMHVITAKAVAFGEALRPEFKTYQQQILANAQALADALQSRGYRLVSGGTDNHLMLVDLRAAHPDLTGKQAEGWLETAGIIVNKNMIPFDERKPTQTSGLRLGTPALTTRGMRADQMKSVAELLHEALSSGGDEARVGRVRQQVRDLCRQFPLSHAL
- the plsY gene encoding Glycerol-3-phosphate acyltransferase, producing the protein MQNFEVAIVVALAYLIGAVPFGLLIGLSRGVDVRQAGSRNIGATNVGRVLGRKWGLLCLALDVLKGFTPALFASFMFAYERADARAHVSVLLVAVAAVLGHVFPVWLSFRGGKGVATTVGVALGVYPAYSIAMSAALAVYAILRFTTGRVSVGSLAIAVVFPASVYGYVRYRAMPIEHAWPLIAVALLLGLLIIFRHAANIQRLLRGTEPATHAS
- a CDS encoding Lectin C-type domain protein, whose product is MLFHVSGPRSLSSCILGCVGLPIALALAPAATGAERGPTGETCEDAILISLGSIDNYTGLRSDDGDSGGCFGLGDDSPDVYFLFFANTPGPHTIETCGGITNFTTVLSVHTGCPTGSNNLIVCDINSCGDGASTVTINALLDTPYYIRVGGLLSDEGDFTLTVIPPPNEPCDCKIAEPIFGNTFFAGSTTGEPTCTGEPCFAGSPAKLYAYTPDTSGLGILDTCSAATNFDTTLSIHSGCPMTPENMLACSDDNCGTRSSLTYCATAGQTYYIRVGGYEGDFGDFELLAIVVDVRVTEGPFQNPANGHWYYLTSFGSWSHHEQLAIGRGGHLVSINDAAENEWVRSTFSPAGGFDRSFVIGINDAAVEGTFEWSSGEPVTYTNWAAGEPNGGAFENYGQMVPNGTWNDVEDCPVIGDAVIEVESLMLPGILGGPVRNPANCHDYYITHQGTWIEAQLVAESIGGDLATVDDVDENTWLVDTFRFWTKTERPFWIGLTDRNVEGTFEWVDGTPVGFTNWNPGEPNNLGNEDYVAVNDFSINGWNDAHSGDFIPGVIEIAAPHCPCQCPLGDMNCDGAANVLDINPFVLALLDPVAYANQYPECDVNNADINGDGFENVLDINPFVALLLGGG
- the btuF gene encoding Vitamin B12-binding protein precursor, coding for MTYRVLTRIGLVLGTLVLIATTACRPPSAPASAPIAPAPTSGGAGLAHDFVASPVVVPEEQNAGPQRIVSLAPMATEICCALGLLDRLIGRTRYCDYPPAVAAVAPLGALNELNVEVLVTLKPDLILISGTSRAISDRLRPLNLTCEWLPDNRLEDVFDAMTRVGELCGRPKTARRLCAAIREDLAAIATRYRPATPSRVLLFPTTLTTPPTPPYAAGPGSFYADLIALAGHKLALNDTQQPWGPLSLEYILSTDPDVLIELDPDGASRPGGDADALAAWSRVGDLKAVRERRVRVLRGGQHYLPGPRVAHTFEAICRAISEPPR
- a CDS encoding putative metallo-hydrolase — its product is MQSHGPLRIEVFIEQMFQQNGLLVWCDGGRDCWIVDPGFPPQCDRIVQSVQQRELTPAALLLTHCHVDHIAGNKTVRAAFPAVPIWAPRAEREFLTDAEVNLSAQMGLPVTSPPADRLLAPRESLTLSDLSFDVLDVAGHSPGGLAYYCAAAGVAIVGDALFAGGIGRVDFPGSSGARLIGNIRKHLLSLPDDTIVYSGHGPTTTIGRERRSNPFLTGQIDPDEL
- the fhuC gene encoding Iron(3+)-hydroxamate import ATP-binding protein FhuC, giving the protein MNTPASANGKWELVCRDARLRRGRQDVIHGVSLSIRAGQCVALIGPNGAGKTTLMLGLLGLIPPAAGAITWDGAAMHRIAPRRRARLAAYVPQTTERLPPMSVHEVVAGGRYAHVPPLRPLSAADDAVVRDALARCGLADLATRSIDAVSAGERQKTLLAAALAQDAEALLLDEPTTSLDPAHQVELVRLLRELHAAGRAVILISHDLQLPAAVCDRVIAIREGRMAADGPPAAVLNAEALRAIYGTEFEVLDTPHGRRFITPQWW
- the cysK1 gene encoding O-acetylserine sulfhydrylase, with product MGRLFRDITETIGNTPLVRINRIIQSHAEVYAKLEFFNPLSSVKDRIGVAMIEDGIRRGAIKPGVTTVIEPTSGNTGIGLAFVCAAKGIRLVLVMPESMSMERRTVLKALGSDLVLTPATEGMRGAVARAEALIKETPNSYMPQQFRNPANVEIHRKTTAEEIWNDTDGKADILVAGIGTGGTLTGVGEVIKKRKPSFKCIAVEPVHSPVIAQTRAGQPLQPGPHKIQGIGAGFIPEILNLDMIDDVVHVSNDDSFAWARRAAREEGILGGISSGGALCAADIVARRPESKGKLIVVVLASFGERYLSTPLFEQG